A segment of the Crassostrea angulata isolate pt1a10 chromosome 10, ASM2561291v2, whole genome shotgun sequence genome:
TTTATTGGCTATCTATACCCATATCTCAGTCTCGCGAGGTTCTCTGTCTTATTGgatatgataaagttgttgcGTATAGAGGGCAGTGAATGTCCTAGCAGGGGATGAGACCGTATACATGAATTAACAGTCGCATTCGACACCCGCAGGTGTTAAAATTGTCAACACAGGTGTACAGATTCGCACGGTGTCTTGGCCAGATTTTAGATCCTTAAATCCCTGTATGTGCATTATGGAAGATTAAGCAAAACGGGCAAATTTCTACGGAAAATTTCACTTTTCAAAAGTTTCGATGAGGCCTCAGCTCAAATTGTATTAGAATGTTAATCTGTTATAGCGCTGCAGCTACGATACATGTCGTCGGCTGTCCACGTTAATACAGGTGGTTCCTTTAATGCATTGTAATTTAAGAGGGGAACAAAAGTAGAGAAAGTTGTATTGTGCTGAAAACCATCTGTGAAGAAATTTGATTTCTGCTGTTCAAATAATAAGTCTTGTAAAGGGACCACCTCGCACGCACGACTCCCATTTATATTGTGAGCGGATGAATGCGATACCCTTCATAGTGTGCCTATATTCGGTTTGATGTCGATGGTTATCTTAGATATCAGGTGTGAAACATATATATAGACCAAATTACAATGTTATCAAGCCCCCAGTTTATTAAATATTAGcagtttgtatttataaataacttCATTGAGGATATAAGAGTTTCATGCGTACAAAAATTCCAGGccagattattttaaaaatcgacTCACTGttctaattaaaacaaaatgtgatattttattaataatcgGCGTTCTCAGGGGGGCAAATTCACGCATAGTTAAAGTTAACCTGCAAGTGCAAACGAAGACACAGATTAACATCTCAGGTCAAAACCAAACCGTGTGGAATTCACCTTTCCGCGTGTTATTAATCGCTGGTAGGTTTGAAAGATGTCGCGAGGACCTTGTTTGGACTGTTGAACGTCGCTGATCCACGCGTATTCTCTCATCCTCCGGGGCATGCAGGCGAAACCCGGTCTCTTAAACACTCAAATAATTGGCCAAAACGTACTGGAGACTACATTCCTTCAGCATACAACCCGAAACCAAACTTGATACTTATTGAGCGGTTGCAATACCAAACTTTACATGCATActttatctatttatttgtCGGTGTTATTTACAATCATGCTTAAAACCAGTGCTTGAGAATTACTTTTATTTCAGCAGTTTAATGATTAGTGTTTCGAGTTTCTGTCAGCAGCATGTTTTGTTTTCTATGGAATTACATCAGCAGCTATTTCTTTAATTGTTGATGGGCGTCGCCTCTATCAAGATACGCATGTACATTGATATCAATCATATTCATAttacttaaaaaatgaaaaacgattgaaaattgaaacatatacatataactGGTATTGATTACATTTTCCCGTTAGTAGGGTGTGAATGAATAAATTTATCTGTGTATGACAAATGCATATAAAATGGTGGGCGGAGGGGTGTAGTTTTACGTACGGAAGTGAAAAGTCGACATGACAAAGCATTTAAAAGtcaaaacaattaaaagttTATCTCAAGATTACTATACATGAACGAGCGGAAATCATATCTACTAATATCATGTTACACTATCGCATTTCATCTTACTTCATAGATGAAAACGgaggttaaatatttaaacttaaaataccATATCCAAGTGCGAACGGCCAGAATTATACTGTATcgataaatatgataaaaatttaacGCAAATAAAAATTTCCCGCTACCCCATCCCCCAAACCTATCTCCccaaaatttcaatataatCTGATGTCATTtattgaataaagaaaaaaatagtccgtattaaaatcttaatttgaCTCTCGAATGCCGTTTCATTTATCCATTGTGTAATAATTTGGCGCAGTATTCATGATGTATGAAGTTCCGTTCTCTCTGCAAGCGGCATATACAAAGCAGGCTATAGTTCATTTGACACCAACAGTTTGTAGGGTACTTCATAATAGtttgtaaacatatttatattgtaTGGTAAACACGTTTAAACAACCTTTGACTTCAAtggatttttttccaatttggATTTCAATGCTCTAACATCACAGGTGCGCAAGAAGCCCTTTTTCCAGAAAGTCTTTAATATGCCACAGATGAACCAACGCAAATAAGAAGTGATTTTCTACCTTTGAATGCCTTTAGATTGGGATTAACATATCGTTGTGAAACTTTTCATGGGTTTAATGATTCTCATTTGCAAACGGAACAACATGTATAAGGGAAAAGTCCTTAAATCAAACTGATATACCAGTTATAGCTAGTTCAAATCTTCGAAATGTTAGAGAAATCAAGtcttattgaaattattttactaTTCGTGTACAAGTACTTGGGAACTAAATTCTATCCGTCGAACGGAAGAATTTTTGCATCCCCACCTGTGACGTGACATCTTTTTGATGTATAGTATTATGTTTTACCAGCAAGATTTTATCAAACTCTGACCCACCCATGTTTTCTTGCAAAAGTTAGTATGACATCCCAAAATTAAGAAATCTCgacagaaattataatttgttATACTCGTGTCTTGTTATCACTTGCTTTGGCTGGGTTTAGTTTGACGGAAAAGGACACCCACGAGCTTTCCTCAAAACTTGCATAATGAACAACAAAACATTCTTATCTTCTTTTGCTAGAGAGTTGATATCATTTTTCTGCTGTGTATACGATGAGAAAAAGACAATAAAATGCTAGTGATCTTTCGGCGAGGTACTCGTATTTCACTCTTTACATCCAAGCCAGAGATTACTTTTCAGCCGATTTCTGCCGTTGGAAAGAAAACTTGTGAGccttaaataatttatatcagGTCTGCAATTTTGCAAAATTGGCGTTTTCGTTGGGTATAATGAAAACGATTAGAGGGCGATAAGACTATAAGAAAAAGACAAAACAGTGTGCAAAGACTAAACACATTAGTGACTCGGATTGCGTTGGATGAGTAGTTAAAGTGTCTAGACAGACGCACGGTGTTAATCAAATCAGAGAGGAAAGCATATACATCGCTTCTTATaacaaaacaagaaaacaatAGGTGATTGACATGTTTCAACATCTTTTTAATTCGAGCAGCCTTGACTTGAATTATTTCTGATCCGATAAAACACATCAGAAAGATAACAGGAAGTAAACTCTTAAAGATGATCAGCATCTCTGCGGGAAGACGCTTGAAAAAAAGGCGACGCCTCGTGCGGGTGATCCTTCCTTAATTTCCGTGGGATTACATTCATGCTTGTTAGCAGTGGTAGATTGATCTACTTATACCTCTATCCATTACACTTTAGCAatggatacatgtactttgcttTCGTTAGcgacaaattttaataaaaccatATGGTTTGTTGTAAACCATTCTTTGAAAACCAGTTGGAGGACTTCGCAGGgccaaaaaaagaaaagatttaaaaaaaataaataatagcaCATTTTAACCGAAAAATACGCGAATATTGGATATTTTATATAGCATTCCATTAGATAACACATAGTTTGTCATGATCATTAATGTCCGATAATTCTATGGAATTTTATCGACAACCGGAGACTGTGAGAGATTTCAATTGTCCTCTgacaattatataaatattgaagcAATATTTATAATGGTGAACGTATCGAATTTTTGACACATTTAATGTTTCTGACTGTTGATACCACAAGGcgtataaatgtaaataaatacggGTGGGGTTTGCTaaattctttattattttctaaTCTCTAAAACTGACTTGCATTAGGTGATCGTGGGATTGTTATGAAAAATGGATTTACGGAGAAGTATAATAATCGAACGTACTGCAAGAGAAAACCTGCACTCCCCATAAAAACCTGGAACGAGATATTTTGacagaaaaatcaatttgaataaCTTTTTATGATTAATGAATTTTATACACAATACCCGCAAAATTATCATGCGCTGGTCAAAGATCATTAATCTGGGGGAATGCGCGAGGAGAAACGAGaggtagaaaaaaaatgaaatccgaATTTTACAGGTGGTGTTATTAACCGTGATATTCATTTGAATAAGTATTCCGGGTCTGAATGAAGAAGCCCTCGAACCGAACACTGTGTATACAGGTTATATAAAAGAGTCTCAATATTTTGATAGTTGTAAACAAGATTCAATAGAAAGCATTTGCATTATCCTGGAACAGGTGTGGAGAAATACTTATCTCACACTTATCTAATAATATAACACCTGGATAGAGTAGGCAAGCATTGTCCGGACCTCTCACCAGTTCTCATTTTCTTTGATGTATGGggtttcattcacaattttgtaAATCGAAATTGAATTTAGCTATCGTAAGGGGGGATTTTAGCGTATGTTTGTTTGGATTTTTAATTAAGGTTAGGAATGGAGATCTTGTACAGCAATAAAACTGATGAGCTTATTGAGTCTTTAAGAATTACTATATCTGAAACAaggttcatatttttttttttactttttggcCAACCCCCGGCTTGAAATCATTTTACTTCACAAATATATCGACGTTCATGACCCAAATTAGGAAATTGGTCAATGacgtcatatacatgtacataatgttattttctacCATTTGGTTTAATCGAACAATAAATGCCATATTCATTGGGTCATGTGGACAGCAGGGTTGCTTCCAGATATAATATGCTGCTGGTGTAATTATTTTGCTAAATAACGAACTCTTGTAACTCATACGAATATTTGTACTGTAGTGTGTAAATGGAACTATACTGTAGTCATTGTCTTGCTGTAGTACATTTTCGTAGAAGGAAAAGCTCTATCTTTTATATCAGAAGTTTCTACAACTAATCGCAATTTTGACTTAATTCTCCGAGTTCCGTATTTTCAATGCTTGCTACATGTAGATGCATCGATCGGTCGCGAAAATGGAAGCGAAAATAGTCCACGAAAACTTGGCCTCATAGTGAGATACCATGTAAACAAATCTTTGAtatagttattttaaaaaaaacccacatattTTGAACGCATTTTAAAAGTAGCTTAAAAAGAAGTTCAAAAATGCGTATTAACATGCGCTAGCaaatttattagaaaataaattcggttttcaaaatacatgtaatatactcATCAGTAAATGTACCAAAATCAACTTGCAAAGTGGTTGCAATTAGAAACTGCACTTGGTCCATCATACGAGGTTGTTGCAATGAAATATTCTTCATATACCACATTGGAAGGTGGTTGCAATGATTAAGTGAACTTGGACCTCCTTTCCTCAATGATTCCATATTTGGATTACACAGAATCGTAGATTTTGTTTTGTACTTTATGTTAAACCGTTGCTTCACTTACTCATCACAACACTGGAGTTGGCCACTGCTCTTGTTTCCTAATTATGAATAATTCCTTATAATCGTACTCTTgttataaataatatgatatacGAGCCCCTGTCTTTGTTTTCCCCCACTACCCAGCGGCGACGTCTAGTTACGCAATTAGTGTGTGCTGATGTTAATTAAGCAATGGGGTGATTTTTATGCGGGGTTCATGGTTTGCTCTTTTTAACTCATTATtcataaaattcaaaactttatgATTCATTTCCCCATTCAAAACCCCCATTGtcgttttaaaacaaattgaataaaacGTTTAGTGTTGGCGAACACGATTAGTCATTGCCGTTTAATTAAACAGTGTTTATCTGTTCTATCATAAGCGCCTTTGACAATTCCATGTGATATACATGCAATAATTTactatgtttatcaaaaacattGCTGGTACGGGGACATTACACTCAAATTACGAATGAGATTACACTCGAAATCACGCATAGTGCTGCATTTCACAACACAGGCTTTTAATAGATTTTACCTTAAATATATTAAGCCCGATATTTTACATCTAGATATTTGCggatctttttttctattttgacaTCAATGTATTAAGAAAATCACAACttgaaaaatggaatttttgaaataatttgagTGCACATTTCCCAGAAACACGGGACTTGGAATCTGTTAATGCCTTGATGCCAGACACTAAGTCAGTGGTGAAAAGCGACGAGCACAGATACCGACTGAGAtatatctaaaatttcattcaagaaAATAAATTCTCACTGCGTTACCCGTGTCTATATGATCATGTACACGATAGGCTTTGTGTGCCTGATAAAAATCGTTTGATTGAGGTACAATATACATCTAAGAAATCCATTTGATTCCATGTTTTTCAATATCTTATCACGACCTTAGTCTGTAAACTCGAGCTATCTCGTTCCGATGATCCTCTCGGCGATAACTCGCATGACCTCTTAATTAGGGTTTCCGTTTTGATGATTCAAAACAAGGCGTATCCCTTCCCATTAAGACACATTTATTCCGCAGCATCTTTAAAAAGCCCATTTTATGGACCTTTTTTAGTGCGAATACGTTAGTTATGTGATATTTCATGGATCGCTAATACCTAGCCGTATTTATACTTGAAAATTTAATATCGCGAAATTTAAGTGAGATAGAGTATTAGTCGGTACTGAGGATTATCGTTCTATTCAAGTAAGGTTGCTGGATTTTCTTCTTGTCAGATTGTGCAGATCTTGCATCACACAAATTATCGGTATCTCAGGTGTGATCCTACCTGGCAATTTTTAGTAGTTTCATACATGGGATGCGTCCAGAGCAAAGGTTGTTTTTGCAATTGCATTTTCAACACACTGTTTAATGCTCGGTTGCGTTGCACTAAATGCGTACTCCCTGtgcattcaaatttttatgaaagataaaagtaaaaaacaaatagTAAAAAGAAATCAGTTATCTACACCATTGATAACAAACAGCCTTTTTCTTTCAATGGAACTATTAAGGAGCGTTTGTATTATAACAAAGCAATGATATTATGTTGTTGGCGATAGATGTACCAAGCTATAGTCTCCTTCCTGTAACATCGTAATTTGGTGATCAAGTCTCTACTTTTATATCAATCATATATGAAACGGGGAATTCCTTTGAATATATTAAAGCAATATCAATGACAAGTTCATTgtataaacattaatttgagagttaaaagaaaataaataatcgCACGTCCGCATGGCTCCACAGAGCCCCTGGAGAATAAGTGTAAAGTGATCTCACATTTTAACttgtaattaataattttccTTAAAGGAGCtgtaaatgattaaataattacTGTTAAGACAGGCGGATAATGAGAGCAAGTTCTTTCTAATATTACACTTCTTGAGCGATGGATATCAAAGGATATCTGCTTTCTAGGCGCAAATGAAATTAACATGTGTCATTCAAAGCTGTTGGTTTCGTACTTTACGTACAAACTAGAAAAAATAAccacgttttttttttctttttcagagtGGAACCAGTCAATGCATTTCCATTATAACATATCATATCTTTCGGAAAGGGAGAAAATTCTAGCTGCAGAAttccatgtttttaaaatgcgtCCAGCTCCTCCCAAATTTAAGGAGTCTAAACCTCCTTACGTCATTGAGGTAATTTACAATCCATTTTCACTGCACTTATGACACATTGTCCTCATTTTCTCACaaataaatgtgaaattttggctctattgtttaattttttgttgtattatttatcttaaGTAACAAAAAATTTACCGACGTCATCAACTTGATAATACTGAAGTTGCCATCATTTTTTGATACGTCACAGTTCGACCGACCGCATACTGATTGAACATAAGGTTAATATTGCTGTTGGTTGTATTTTCAGATAAAGATTTATCAAGTTCTTGATCcctcaaatatatattcaataaatgGATTAAAACTTTTGGATGCGAGGAGAATAAGTGCTCTGGGGCATGGATGGTATGTGTTCAGCGTAAAGAAAGCAGTGGAAGCCTGGGTGAATGGCACCGCAGAGAATCATGGTATTTATCACGTGACACGAAAAAAACTCTCATGCAAAGGCTTTACCGAACATTTGATGATTGAATTTAGCTATTAAATGTGGCATTATATTGTAGGTTTCCTTGTTTCTACGACTTCTGTGATTGGCCATGAAGTAAACGGAAGTTACGTCAGATTTGCCCAACGTCATCAACACCACGATAGTAAACAACCAATATTGGTTGTGTACACAGATGATGGAATGTCGAGACATCCCAACTACATTTCACCAAATGATGAAGGCAAGAATTTGCATTCTTTACCAACGCGATTTCAAGAAAAGCATTTATTCTTTGCGTTTGCTTTAGGACTCGTTCGTTGACATTTGAACACGACCTTTCAGATGTGAAATATGGGTTATGATGATTTTACAattgctagtatatatatatattttttacgaattatAAAAGACCGCTTTCTCGAGGCAGCGCGTTGCAATATTGCATTTCAACGTCCACTTCATCACGATTATTGATATTAAATGCTATATACATTGTAGatcaattttatgattttttagcTCTACTTCCTTAGTTTGCTGGAATTACTTAGTATACCGAACAACTTAACccggaataaaaaaaatagatcatcGTCCCATACATATTTGTTTCTGACTGATGCCTGTTTTACAATTACCACGAACATGTGATATTCCTTTGAATAAATACATTCGACgccttttaaaacaaatactttATCGCCAGAGCGGCATCAAAGAAATCGGTGATATTAACCACACACTTCGGCTTCAATATGAATTGATGGATCCTTAGATATCACACCAGATCCGATTCATCCTGTCTAGCTCATGTGTACGCCATCCGCTGATTTACTTTTCTGTACATTTGAGGgtgtaaaacaaataaataattaccTAATCATTAAAAGCAATTTAATTACATCATTTTCACATGTAGAAGGCTCTTCTCATTCCGGCATTTATTTGGATTGTTCAAAAGTACACAGAATTGGAATTTAGTTGTTTAGATGATggtgcacagagagagagagagagagagagagagagagagagagagagagagagagagagagagagagagagagagagagagaattgaaTGATAATGCAAAACTCggataatgttttaaaaatcactaCAGAATTATACCTCGTTTAATATCTTAGGGACTTCTATATAATCAATTGATCCTAATCAAATGGAAGATTCTTATCAGAACTGTCAGATAACAGAAAATTCTTATAATCAAAGACGACAGACAAAACTACTTCATTTAGTCGTGAAAGAATATCGGTGCACTTTTCGAGTTGACCTCTTGTTAAGGTCACATTCCTTGCTTCCAAACTTATTTTGAACGTATTTACAGCGCCGATTCTATCTCTGAGATTTCTTCAGCAGATACCATCAACGCTGTATATTTAtggatttagaaaaaataatgaaaaaatatagctGATCTGTATCTTGTTGACTCTGTTTTAATTGACAAGATCGACAAAAGCCAGTCATTTGTGATAGCTATCCGATTAAAATGGCGGCCCGGAACGGTTCCTTAATGACGTAATTACGAAACGAggatatttcatataaaatcaaCGACATCATTTTTGTGATGAGCGCAGATTTTATTAGACAGGGAAATCGAGATTTTTAGAACTTGTATAGTATGTGATACGGGTACCCTTTCTACAACTATTGCAACATTGTAGTCATTTTTAAAACTCTAGTATCATTGCAGGTGAATGAATTCTTCGTCGAGGAGTTAAAATTACAATGATGTTACGAAACCTACTATAGTGATTAACGAACGAAAAAAAATGTCTCTTAGAATTGAACTCGGTCATGTATTGCCTACATAACTAAAAACTACTCACATTACGTAAGAACTATGTTGCGTTAATGTCCTCTAAACACATTCCATAATTAGGACTAAATTATGGGTTCTGAGTTTTGGCCAATCTTTAACATGCAAAATGCCCTATGATTGGCATTGTTGTAGCAAAATTGCATAAGATTTCCGTCAGTCTGATTTAAACTGCTCCCTAGTTTTAGCTGACCTTTTGCAAAACGATCAAATTTCGGAAATATggttaattaatttaattcctTTCCGAAAAAAAATTCCCCCTCGGTGTGTATCATGCGAAAACCACAAATGCAAAAACAGTCTAAATGCATTAATATTGTTCATGTTGATTTGgccaaaatatatatttctatggtTGGAATATTTGCAACGTAGTTGAATATCATGGTTAGTAATTCAACTCTCTTCTTAATATTTCTTGATCTTGCTTATTTCagattatttacaaataaaagaaGATATTGCGAAGAAAGAAAGAGCAAGGTTAAGGAATTTCAAACAAGTTGTTAGACTCTTAAACGAGAAAGATAGAGACGAATATTACAATGAACATCTTCAGAAACTTTTGGGAAACACCACGTTAGCGAGAAAAAGAAGAAGTACAGAGGAAGGAAACAGTAAAAATTCTAGTAAAATTAACACTGTGCAAAAGACTCGCAAAAAGCGAAGGCGTCTCTCCAAAGAAGAGCGCAAGAAACGCAGGGAGGAAAGAAAAAGACGGAAGAACAAGAAAAAGGGTAAAAAGGGGAAAGGAAAGCGAGCTTTGGATTTCCGGTATAATCGCAAAAGACGAAGTTGTGCAAAACATGAAATGTACGTTGATTTCGACGAAATAGGATGGTCTGGGTGGATTATATCCCCAAAAGGTTACAACGCTTATCACTGTAAAGGAGCCTGCCCTTTTCCTTTGGGACAGAGTCAAAAACCTACAAATCATGCAACAGTTCAAAGCATTGTCCACGCTCTAAAAGTGGGCAACGATGTTTCCACGCCGTGTTGTGTACCCAACAAACTATACTCGATCAGTCTTCTTTACTTTGATGACGATGAAAATGTCATCCTCAAACAGTACGACGACATGGTCGCAGCAAGTTGTGGATGTCACTGAAACAATCGCGGGAAACCGGACTAGTGCATATCACTCGGAAAGCTGTACTGGCCAAACTATCCGTCAGGTGTCGCTCCAGATGACGTACTTACAATGTTTCAGCGTGCGAATGCGAGGGAAAAAAGCCGACACAGAAttcaataaacttaaaaaatgatGACGAGATTAGACATTTGTGATAGCGATTTATTGGTTCCCCATAAAAAAGATATGTGcgaatattttcataattgatttcatggtgaaacaattttcaaagatttttaagaGAAAACAGGTCGACGACTGCTcgaagaatataaaatcaatggTGTGTCAAATTTATAAGGACTAAAGTAACAAGGTGTAAAAAAGGGCATCCCAggcgataaaaaaaaacttttgaaaaaagcAGTCTGAACCAAACTGAAAAAAAACAGGGAACACGTTGAAAAAAGGTCATAAACGAAACTTTATGAGATTAAATTGCGAAAGCTCGTTTGAATGTATTTAAGATATtgtaggagagagagagagagagagagagagagagagagagagagagagagagagagagagagagagatattgtGTTAGTTGCTGTATTAATGTTTGTTTGCAATGTTAAAATGacttgtattaaaatcataagaTTCATATAATTGCCATTGCCCCCTATGTTAGTACATACTAGTATCTGTAGGATGAAAAGattagaaaaataatgaaatactgAAGTCATTCGTATACAAAGACAAAATGCGTGCTAATGCCTTCTTTATACATGAACATTCCTTTTAGTAAGCTACATTTCAGATCATTAACAATTTTATCGGAGTAGAAACAAAAATGTCAAAacgtaagaaaaatatttacattcgtAGATTTTGAGAGACTTCAACAATGTTTTCTTGTTGCTTGATGTTATTATTCTTGTTTATTGCTATATTATAAACAAGTATTTTTGTAGCTGAATATATGTGTGTGAGACGTAAAGGCGGTTGTCTGTgttataaaaattcaaagatgTGTTTTTCGTcgttaaaaaatgttcaaagccGTACTTTGCATTTCTCTGtttgaacctatgtaaaaaatatgttgttactattgtacataaataaaaaaagaaagctgCTATCAGATTGTCATCTTTTCCGGGGCTTTATTTTTGGCGGTGTAGTTTCGCAGCATTTTGCTGCATGATAGTCGCAGACGAACTGTCCATCGAAGCAGACGATAACGTAAGATCCAGGATggattaaagatttaaatgttCTATTAATCACTAGAGAATTAAAGAATGTCTTCTATCTTCAAAAGTACAGGTATGTTTCGTAAATTTGATGGgattattaaaaatcaattacgTCGACAATTGCAATCTGATAAATCGAAACATTGCTCAAATCAAAAGGTTTGATGTTACACACAAGGCGCCATTGCTatgaaataatttcattaatcCTGAAGTCCCTggtacaataaaatacaaaatccgTGTGATATTTCATTTGCAGGAGACTACACGGGAAACTATAGAGAAACCCTACGGCACACGGGTATATATTTACCTGAATATCACTTTCaataatatctctctctctctctctcatatcagTGAACGTATACAATGTAATttactaaaacatttttggattATATATGCGGGTTTGAATGAAGGTGGGTAgcactgcaaaaaaaaaatacatgtacataaccaAAGTTAGTGGCTCATGTAAACTCACTGCAGCCTTCATAGCCTGTATGAAACATCTATGACAGCATTTTTATATCTACATCGATCTCGGATTCATTTAATCAATTATCTATAAAAAGTgagtaaaaatatgtaaattagcATCACAATCAATCAGCACGTTACGCAGAAGGGACAGCCAATTTTCCCATATATGTGAAGGCTACAATGATGGTTACTATTCTTGGAAGGGCAGCTTGTGCGCCTAAATTTTTATCGACCAAGCAAATAATCTACGTATGTAAAGTGC
Coding sequences within it:
- the LOC128167753 gene encoding bone morphogenetic protein 2-B-like, whose amino-acid sequence is MNGFFKTSSIRESVIFMCWFLILCACISVSGKKQKNQKTVSPSSNQTEVIQRLSNFFGIDRIPGRIFRKPPPDYMIDLYNSITDSGGLMKRESPYKADVIRSFPDRQWNQSMHFHYNISYLSEREKILAAEFHVFKMRPAPPKFKESKPPYVIEIKIYQVLDPSNIYSINGLKLLDARRISALGHGWYVFSVKKAVEAWVNGTAENHGFLVSTTSVIGHEVNGSYVRFAQRHQHHDSKQPILVVYTDDGMSRHPNYISPNDEDYLQIKEDIAKKERARLRNFKQVVRLLNEKDRDEYYNEHLQKLLGNTTLARKRRSTEEGNSKNSSKINTVQKTRKKRRRLSKEERKKRREERKRRKNKKKGKKGKGKRALDFRYNRKRRSCAKHEMYVDFDEIGWSGWIISPKGYNAYHCKGACPFPLGQSQKPTNHATVQSIVHALKVGNDVSTPCCVPNKLYSISLLYFDDDENVILKQYDDMVAASCGCH